A genomic region of Rhodoflexus caldus contains the following coding sequences:
- a CDS encoding isoaspartyl peptidase/L-asparaginase family protein has product MRRRNFLQLTALSSVAIGTGCTTDNREAKQNTSAVIKPVVISTWDHGLPANAEAWKLLGNNGSALDAVEAGVRITEADPKVDSVGYGGLPDRDGRVTLDAAIMDHNSRCGAVACLEHIMHPISVARLVMDKTPHWLLVGEGALQFALDNGFKKENLLTDQAKAAWEKWLEKKEYKPRINAENHDTIGMLALDNSGKLAGACTTSGLAYKMHGRVGDSPIVGGGLFVDGDVGAATATGLGESIVRIAAAHLIVELMRQGNTPEQACKLAVERLIQKNPNYKDIQAGFLAINLQGQTGAYALQKGFTYALHTPQGNQLMEAPYLVQ; this is encoded by the coding sequence ATGCGCCGCCGTAATTTTCTGCAACTGACCGCTCTGAGCAGTGTAGCCATAGGTACAGGCTGTACGACCGATAATCGGGAAGCCAAACAAAACACTTCGGCTGTTATTAAGCCTGTCGTAATTTCCACTTGGGACCACGGATTGCCGGCCAATGCCGAAGCTTGGAAACTTTTAGGTAATAACGGCTCTGCGCTGGACGCTGTGGAGGCCGGAGTGCGCATCACGGAGGCAGACCCCAAGGTAGATAGCGTCGGCTACGGCGGCCTGCCCGACCGCGACGGGCGCGTAACGCTGGATGCCGCCATTATGGATCATAACAGCCGCTGCGGAGCTGTCGCCTGCTTAGAACACATCATGCACCCCATTTCCGTTGCCAGATTGGTAATGGACAAAACCCCTCACTGGCTGCTGGTTGGCGAAGGTGCACTGCAATTTGCCCTTGATAACGGTTTCAAAAAGGAAAACCTGCTGACCGACCAAGCCAAAGCTGCGTGGGAAAAATGGTTGGAAAAGAAAGAATACAAGCCCCGCATCAATGCCGAAAACCACGATACTATCGGTATGCTGGCGTTAGACAACAGCGGCAAATTGGCAGGCGCATGTACTACCAGCGGTTTGGCCTATAAAATGCACGGGCGCGTCGGTGATTCGCCCATTGTCGGCGGCGGACTTTTCGTAGATGGGGACGTTGGCGCTGCCACAGCCACAGGGCTTGGCGAATCCATTGTGCGCATTGCTGCTGCTCACCTGATTGTGGAATTAATGCGGCAAGGAAATACGCCCGAGCAAGCCTGTAAACTTGCCGTAGAGCGCCTCATACAAAAGAACCCTAACTATAAAGACATTCAGGCGGGTTTTCTTGCCATCAACCTGCAAGGACAAACAGGGGCTTATGCGCTGCAAAAAGGCTTTACCTATGCCCTGCATACACCACAAGGCAATCAACTGATGGAAGCGCCTTATCTGGTGCAATAA
- a CDS encoding L-type lectin-domain containing protein, producing MRKLIFIFLYVGMAATVQGQYALIGDAAYMNNDCIQLTPDVAYSEGIAYYKTRLNLQNFFQVDFDIYLGNKDEGADGITFVIHNDRRGFEAFGTWGECMGYGRWSKNYRAGAYIAPSVAVEFDTYENWRQNDPPHDHVAYLEDGTNYHETYWHDNNLEFNLEDDMLHSFSFRWEPDKQRITVWLDGEIVHQGIRDLINGVFGGETRVIWGFTASTGRASNLQYFCLRNLALKD from the coding sequence ATGCGAAAACTAATCTTCATTTTCTTGTACGTAGGGATGGCTGCTACTGTTCAGGGGCAATATGCCCTGATTGGCGATGCAGCCTACATGAATAACGACTGCATCCAACTTACGCCCGATGTTGCTTACAGCGAAGGCATAGCCTATTACAAAACCCGCCTGAACTTGCAAAATTTCTTTCAGGTTGATTTTGACATTTACTTAGGCAATAAAGATGAGGGCGCAGACGGCATTACTTTCGTGATACACAACGACAGGCGCGGATTTGAGGCGTTCGGCACTTGGGGCGAGTGCATGGGCTATGGCAGGTGGAGTAAGAACTACCGCGCAGGGGCTTACATTGCCCCATCCGTTGCCGTAGAGTTTGATACCTATGAGAATTGGCGACAAAACGACCCGCCGCACGACCATGTGGCCTATTTAGAAGACGGCACGAATTATCACGAAACCTACTGGCACGATAATAACCTTGAATTTAATTTGGAAGATGACATGCTGCACAGTTTCAGCTTCCGATGGGAGCCTGATAAGCAGCGGATTACAGTTTGGTTAGACGGCGAAATCGTACATCAAGGCATCCGCGACCTGATTAACGGCGTTTTCGGCGGAGAAACCCGCGTTATCTGGGGTTTTACTGCCTCCACAGGGCGCGCCAGCAACCTGCAATACTTCTGCCTGCGAAATTTGGCGTTAAAGGATTAA
- a CDS encoding AIR synthase related protein: MQDRYAMRGVSSGKEDVHNAIKLIDKGLYPKAFCKIIPDLLGGDPAWCNIMHADGAGTKSSLAYVYWRETGDLSVWKGIAQDAIVMNLDDLLCVGATDNILLSSTIGRNKYLVPGEVIAAIINGTEEVLEMLRSHGIGIYSTGGETADVGDLVRTIIVDSTVTARMKRSDVISNDRIRAGDVIVGLASFGQATYEDRYNGGMGSNGLTSARHDVFHKLLAEKYPESYDPQVPADLIYSGSRSLIECFEDVPVNIGQLVLSPTRTYAPVISQVLAELRPHINGMVHCSGGAQTKVLHFIDRLHVIKDNLFECPPLFRLIQQESGTDWREMYRVFNMGHRMELYLPEQFAETVIQISQSFGIQAQIIGRVEAAEKAQVTVRSPYGEFVYH; this comes from the coding sequence ATGCAAGACCGTTACGCCATGCGCGGTGTCTCTTCGGGCAAAGAAGATGTGCACAATGCTATCAAACTGATAGACAAGGGCTTATATCCGAAAGCCTTTTGCAAAATCATCCCCGACCTGTTGGGTGGCGACCCGGCATGGTGTAACATTATGCACGCCGACGGCGCAGGCACCAAGTCTTCGCTTGCCTATGTCTATTGGCGCGAAACGGGCGACCTTTCGGTATGGAAAGGCATTGCGCAAGACGCCATTGTGATGAACTTAGACGACCTGCTTTGCGTAGGCGCAACGGATAACATCCTGCTTTCCTCTACCATTGGCAGAAACAAATACTTGGTGCCGGGCGAAGTTATCGCCGCCATTATCAACGGCACGGAAGAAGTATTGGAAATGCTGCGCAGCCACGGCATCGGCATTTACAGCACCGGCGGCGAAACGGCAGACGTGGGCGACCTTGTGCGCACCATCATTGTGGACAGCACCGTTACCGCCCGCATGAAGCGCAGCGATGTTATCAGCAACGACCGCATCCGAGCCGGAGACGTTATCGTCGGGCTTGCCTCTTTTGGGCAGGCAACCTACGAAGACCGCTACAACGGCGGCATGGGCAGCAACGGACTGACCTCTGCCCGCCACGATGTTTTCCACAAACTGCTGGCTGAAAAATACCCTGAAAGCTACGACCCGCAAGTCCCTGCCGACCTGATTTACAGCGGCAGCCGCAGCCTAATTGAGTGCTTTGAAGATGTGCCCGTGAACATTGGGCAGTTGGTGCTCTCCCCTACCCGCACCTATGCGCCCGTTATCAGCCAAGTGCTGGCCGAATTGCGCCCGCACATCAACGGCATGGTACACTGCAGCGGCGGCGCACAAACCAAAGTGCTGCACTTTATTGACCGACTGCACGTTATCAAAGACAACCTTTTTGAATGTCCGCCGCTTTTCCGACTGATTCAACAGGAAAGCGGTACGGATTGGCGCGAAATGTACCGCGTGTTCAACATGGGGCATCGCATGGAACTCTACCTGCCGGAACAGTTCGCCGAAACCGTCATCCAAATTTCACAATCATTTGGTATTCAGGCACAAATCATCGGTCGCGTAGAAGCCGCCGAAAAAGCGCAGGTAACGGTTCGCAGCCCCTACGGGGAATTTGTTTATCATTAA
- a CDS encoding YebC/PmpR family DNA-binding transcriptional regulator, whose protein sequence is MGRAFEARRGKKEKRWDWMSKTFTRYGREIAMAVKAGGPDPEINTKLRLIIQNAKNANMPKDRIEAAIKRASSKDEGNFEEVVYEGYGPHGVAIVVETATDNPTRTVAMVRMHFNRSGGSLGKTGSLDFIFQRKGIFELNAEGLNLEELELELIDFGAEEVYEHDGKIIVQTSFTDFGAMQKALEERNIPIIKAELQRIPTSYAEVTDEQAEEILELVDKFEQEDDVTAVFHNMK, encoded by the coding sequence ATGGGAAGAGCATTTGAAGCCCGAAGAGGCAAAAAGGAAAAACGCTGGGACTGGATGTCCAAAACATTTACGCGCTACGGACGCGAAATCGCGATGGCGGTAAAAGCCGGCGGCCCCGACCCTGAAATTAATACTAAGTTGCGCCTGATTATTCAGAACGCCAAAAACGCCAACATGCCCAAAGACCGCATAGAAGCGGCCATTAAACGGGCTTCTTCTAAGGACGAAGGCAACTTTGAAGAGGTAGTATATGAAGGCTACGGCCCGCACGGTGTGGCAATTGTCGTAGAAACTGCTACCGACAACCCTACTCGCACCGTGGCAATGGTACGTATGCACTTCAACCGTTCGGGCGGCTCATTGGGCAAAACAGGTTCGTTAGACTTCATTTTCCAGCGCAAAGGCATTTTTGAATTGAATGCCGAAGGGCTGAATCTGGAAGAATTGGAGTTGGAACTGATTGACTTCGGCGCCGAAGAAGTGTACGAACATGACGGCAAAATCATTGTGCAAACCTCATTTACCGACTTTGGTGCCATGCAAAAAGCCTTAGAAGAGCGCAACATCCCTATCATCAAGGCAGAATTGCAGCGCATCCCGACCTCTTACGCCGAAGTTACCGACGAACAGGCAGAAGAAATTTTAGAACTTGTGGACAAATTTGAACAGGAAGACGACGTTACCGCCGTTTTCCACAACATGAAATAG